The Candidatus Denitrolinea symbiosum DNA window CTCAACCAGTACGGTTGAGTTGAATATTCATGCAACAATTCTCATAAAAAAAATCAGAACAAGCTTTTTACACCCGAGGCTTCCTCTGATGAGCGAAAAATTTTCTTATCGTCAGTAATATAGATCAAGCCGAGACCTTTCAGTCTTTTTGTGAAAGCAGTTATGGTCACGCCAAAACTGTCCTTCAGTGAGTATAATGTTTGCCAATTTGTTAAGTCAATGCCTCGAGTCGCATTCATCAGTAGATGATGAGGCATTAACAAATAGGCAGCATACTTCTCAGCTTGGATTTCTCGCTTGTCGAATTTCTGCTGTCTACATAAATAAGGTTCGCTATTAATCACTGGCAGAAGAGACAATTGCACCGCATCATTTTTCTTAGCGATATGGAGATCCCAGTGCCCTACTTCATGCGCCTTTGTATAAGCCTCGGTTCCGACATATTCATCGAAGTGATCGCGATGACGTTCATTCAACCGAATCTTTTTGGTTGTTGGATCGAGAAGTCCAAGAATCTTTTCTTCATCGGTATCTTTAATAACATCCCAATCAATCCAAAGATCTAAGTAAGCCTCAACAATCCGATCGATGGGAATGGGTGGTTTATCCACCTTGCCAAACTGAGATTCAAATCCGGTTAGCAAGGCATACGCTTTGCTTTCGATTTCATCGTCAGGAATAAATCTTATATCCTTAATCATTCACCACTCGATTTATCTTTCTCAGAAGCAATTTTCAGCATGTTCTTTACCTGGTCATGTGTCAAACTTCTAGATTGCAATTTTCTAAGCAGGATCCCTACATCAGGATTTGATTCAACAGCTTTTCTAATTTGGTCAGACGAAATCTTTCCAGCGAGTCCTAGTAGTTGCTCGGCCTCAATATCCAACTTACTTGCGATAACTCTTATCTTATCTTCACTTGGCGGATCAACTTTTCCATTTTCTATTTTGCTGAGGTATGTAAAGTCAATACCTACCATTTCCGCAAAATCACGAAGAGAGATACCCCTGGCCGTTCTAAGTTGTCTTATACGGCTACCGAAGTCCATTTTGCCATTTCCTTTTTGCGTTGATTATATCATGTTGCGTTGAAAAGTCAAGCAACTTAATTGACTTATTCATCATCCATTTGGCAACTTCATCAAGGAGGAATTTTCCCCCATAGATATAGATCGGAATTAAACAAAAAAGCCCCTGATTTTCACAGATCAGGGGCTTGTGGTTTATATGAACCGATACTTCGTCAAATAATCTTGCAATCGTTCGTGAGGGATCACCCTTCCACTCGGATTTTCCTTCCAACTTCCATCCTCCAGCGGCTCATACACCAGCGGCATTTTCTTTGGCAACAACAAGCCGCATTGAAACGGCTGGCGTGTTTCAAAGGATCGCCGACGTTCCTCCTTTCGCTGGCGATAGATCTCCTTCTTGCTCAACGGTCTGGCAGGCGGCTCGCCTGGAAAAAGCAAGGACTGTCCGCTACTCATTCCAACGCTTGGATAAGCCCTGCCAGAACTTCGTCGCGTTTTGGGATGAACTTCCTTTCCAGACGTTGCGGTCATTCCCGCGCACTTCGCCCCCATCCCTCGCGCAATGCTGGCAGGGGATTTCAGCGCACGTCCGCATTTTTTGCATCGTGGTTTTCCTTCCAAGATGATCCTCCTTTCAAGAGTACACCAGTCCAGACGGCACGCCTGGACTGGTGTCGCTTCCCCGCATTCTTCATATGCTATTACGGCTGTAGAATGCGGGGCTTTAGAACAGGGACGCCTGGTTTTGCGTCGCCTGTCTGGAACGTACCCGATTGGCAGACGATTTTCCCACCACGCCTTTCTG harbors:
- a CDS encoding transcriptional regulator XRE family, with translation MDFGSRIRQLRTARGISLRDFAEMVGIDFTYLSKIENGKVDPPSEDKIRVIASKLDIEAEQLLGLAGKISSDQIRKAVESNPDVGILLRKLQSRSLTHDQVKNMLKIASEKDKSSGE